The following proteins come from a genomic window of Nostoc sp. TCL26-01:
- the rlmB gene encoding 23S rRNA (guanosine(2251)-2'-O)-methyltransferase RlmB, which produces MPNKPKKIKTASEPSRPQPIKIKGKRVVASPIRSSRKDDSNSGSSPIRKSRKDNSDSGSSPIRSSRKDDSNSGSSPIRRSRKDDHNSSSSGLGSSRQNDGDFSSSSPRPRRNFSQSSPASKLQFAKPVEDNDIIYGRHPVLSALENQRGLNRIWITSRLRYDPRFHHLILQAKENGTVIDEVEPKRLDQITDQANHQGIAAQIAPYDYMELHDLITQAKSCTDPVIVVADGITDPHNLGAIIRTAEAIGAQGLVIPQRRASGITSTVVKVAAGALENFPVARVVNLGRALEELKEAGFWIYGTAAGASEPLHTVSFRGPIVLVIGSEGEGLSMLTQRSCDVLVSIPLMGKTPSLNASVAAGMALYEIFRQRSLNTLYLDKLQKPL; this is translated from the coding sequence ATGCCTAATAAACCTAAAAAAATCAAGACTGCTAGTGAACCCAGTCGCCCCCAACCTATAAAAATTAAGGGTAAGCGAGTTGTGGCTAGTCCGATTCGCAGTTCCCGAAAGGATGATAGCAATTCTGGGTCTAGCCCTATTCGCAAGTCTAGAAAGGATAATAGTGATTCTGGGTCTAGCCCGATTCGCAGTTCTCGAAAAGATGACAGTAATTCTGGGTCTAGCCCTATTCGCAGGTCTAGAAAGGATGATCACAATTCTAGCTCTAGTGGTCTTGGCAGTTCTCGACAGAATGATGGTGATTTTAGCTCTAGTAGCCCCCGTCCACGCCGCAATTTTTCTCAATCATCACCCGCATCTAAACTACAATTCGCTAAACCAGTAGAAGATAATGACATTATCTACGGTCGTCATCCTGTGTTGAGTGCGTTAGAAAATCAGCGTGGTTTGAACCGCATCTGGATTACCTCTCGTCTACGCTATGATCCCCGCTTTCATCACTTAATACTCCAAGCTAAGGAAAATGGCACAGTCATTGACGAGGTAGAACCTAAGCGTTTAGATCAAATCACCGACCAAGCTAATCACCAAGGCATTGCAGCACAGATTGCGCCTTATGATTATATGGAATTACATGATTTAATCACCCAAGCCAAATCATGTACTGACCCCGTCATTGTCGTTGCTGATGGCATTACTGATCCCCACAACTTAGGAGCAATTATTCGCACAGCCGAAGCTATCGGCGCTCAAGGATTAGTCATTCCCCAAAGAAGAGCATCGGGGATCACCTCCACAGTGGTCAAAGTGGCCGCAGGTGCTTTAGAAAATTTTCCTGTAGCTAGAGTTGTTAATCTCGGTCGTGCGTTAGAAGAATTAAAAGAAGCGGGATTTTGGATTTATGGGACGGCGGCTGGTGCTAGCGAACCTCTCCACACAGTCAGTTTTCGGGGGCCGATTGTTTTGGTGATAGGCTCAGAAGGAGAAGGGCTGAGTATGTTAACTCAGCGCTCATGTGATGTTTTGGTATCAATTCCCCTGATGGGTAAGACCCCTAGTTTGAATGCCTCAGTT
- a CDS encoding Mini-ribonuclease 3 — protein sequence MTEESDIDLSWTEALLVNTTLLTQNISHSQVQQISPAALAYLGDAIYELYVRISYLLPIQRLEAYHRLVVGQVRAETQALHLRSLTPYLKASELEIVRRGRNAATGRPRRVDPEIYQQATSLETLIGYLYLTDFPRLTELLAKIHLEKEK from the coding sequence ATGACTGAAGAATCAGATATAGATTTATCTTGGACAGAAGCTTTACTGGTAAATACTACGCTGTTAACACAAAATATTTCCCACTCACAGGTACAGCAAATTTCCCCGGCGGCTTTGGCATATTTAGGGGATGCAATTTATGAACTCTATGTTAGAATATCTTATCTACTACCAATACAGCGATTAGAAGCTTATCATCGTTTAGTAGTTGGACAAGTAAGAGCAGAAACACAGGCGCTACATTTGCGATCGCTGACTCCTTACCTCAAGGCAAGTGAATTAGAAATTGTCCGCCGAGGCCGTAATGCTGCCACAGGAAGACCAAGAAGAGTTGATCCCGAAATATACCAACAAGCAACAAGTCTCGAAACTTTAATAGGCTACCTTTATCTCACCGATTTTCCTCGTTTAACCGAACTTTTAGCAAAAATCCATCTAGAGAAAGAGAAATAA
- a CDS encoding STAS domain-containing protein: MSVHFNVEEGIIAEPLNLTVSLRGTREARDNYQLFRLTGLLDAFSEPTFRKVLGSKIEEGPKHIILDLSQIDFVDSSGLGALVQLAKQAQTASGTLQIVTNARVTQTVKLVRLEKFLALQSTVDAAVENIKGA; this comes from the coding sequence TTGAGCGTTCACTTTAACGTCGAGGAGGGAATTATTGCTGAACCACTGAATCTAACCGTAAGCCTGAGAGGTACTCGTGAAGCCCGCGATAACTATCAGCTATTCCGCCTCACAGGTCTGTTAGATGCCTTTTCTGAGCCGACATTTCGCAAGGTACTCGGCAGTAAAATTGAGGAAGGCCCAAAGCATATTATTCTGGATCTTTCGCAAATTGATTTTGTGGATAGCTCTGGCTTGGGCGCACTAGTGCAGCTAGCCAAGCAGGCTCAAACCGCCAGTGGAACCTTGCAAATCGTCACCAATGCACGAGTAACTCAAACGGTCAAGCTGGTTCGCTTAGAGAAGTTTCTGGCGCTGCAATCCACAGTTGACGCAGCTGTAGAAAATATCAAGGGTGCTTGA
- the carA gene encoding glutamine-hydrolyzing carbamoyl-phosphate synthase small subunit, producing the protein MPLSDTTPALLVLADGTAYRGWSFGATGTTIGEVVFNTGMTGYQEVLTDPSYCGQIVLFTYPELGNTGVNPEDEESARPQVRGAIARNICHKPSNWRSTQPLPDYLKQHQIPGIFGIDTRALTRKIRIYGAMNGGISTEILDEAELLEQVQAAPNMAGLNLVQEVTTSTVYEWSDPTVAVWEFNSETQINSQESLTVVALDFGVKRNILRRLASYGCRVIVVPANTPPAEILKYNPDGIFLSNGPGDPAAVTEGITTAKALLQSQKPIFGICMGHQILGHALGADTFKLKFGHRGLNQPAGLQQRVEITSQNHSFAINPESIPEAVVEISHLNLNDRTVAGLRHKSLPVFSVQYHPEASPGPHDADYLFAQFVQQMRTAKQ; encoded by the coding sequence ATGCCCCTGTCTGACACAACACCTGCTCTACTTGTCTTAGCGGACGGAACCGCTTATCGTGGTTGGTCTTTTGGTGCGACGGGAACCACCATTGGTGAAGTCGTGTTCAATACCGGCATGACTGGATATCAGGAAGTATTGACTGATCCCAGTTACTGCGGTCAAATCGTCTTGTTTACCTATCCCGAATTGGGGAATACAGGCGTTAATCCCGAAGACGAAGAATCAGCGCGTCCCCAAGTGCGGGGTGCGATCGCCAGAAATATTTGTCATAAACCAAGTAATTGGCGATCAACCCAACCCTTACCCGACTACCTCAAACAGCACCAAATCCCTGGGATATTTGGCATTGATACCCGCGCCCTGACCCGCAAAATTCGGATATATGGAGCTATGAATGGCGGTATCTCCACAGAAATTTTAGATGAAGCGGAATTACTAGAGCAGGTACAGGCGGCTCCTAATATGGCAGGGTTAAATCTAGTGCAGGAAGTTACCACCTCTACAGTTTACGAATGGTCTGATCCGACAGTTGCCGTGTGGGAGTTCAACTCAGAAACACAAATAAATAGTCAGGAATCATTGACAGTTGTAGCCTTAGACTTTGGTGTCAAGCGGAATATCCTGCGTCGTTTAGCTAGTTATGGCTGTCGAGTAATTGTTGTACCTGCCAATACACCACCAGCAGAAATTCTTAAATACAATCCAGATGGTATCTTCCTCTCCAATGGGCCTGGCGATCCGGCGGCTGTTACTGAAGGTATCACCACAGCTAAAGCACTACTCCAAAGCCAAAAACCCATCTTTGGTATTTGTATGGGACACCAAATTTTGGGTCATGCCTTGGGAGCAGACACCTTTAAGCTAAAATTCGGGCATCGTGGGTTAAATCAGCCTGCGGGTTTACAACAAAGGGTAGAAATTACCAGCCAAAATCACAGTTTTGCGATCAACCCAGAGTCCATACCTGAAGCAGTTGTGGAAATTAGCCACCTCAACCTCAACGATCGCACTGTTGCCGGCTTACGGCACAAATCACTGCCTGTATTTTCAGTGCAGTATCACCCAGAAGCCAGCCCAGGCCCCCACGATGCTGATTATCTGTTTGCCCAGTTTGTTCAACAAATGCGAACAGCCAAGCAGTAG
- a CDS encoding TIGR02281 family clan AA aspartic protease, translating into MLQPSVSFTALIFLAGAMTVSSFGCSDTQQKTSILRNQQSVVTENPVVPLPEEIAAAPTVPPAVDLPPSQMEPSAFELGLDKAAGAVSISQSAQSPDDWYLVASQFNDAIALMQKVEKPSPEFAIARSKIAEYQRQVKYAVRQANAVARSSPQTSYPQVAVATPKSLNTPKFPIAVPPPRTTQPPPDEVDVPLSAAITPESKVFVAPIKRRVGGTPIVTVTFNGQQQFDMIVDTGASGTVITQQMASALGVVTVGKAKANTASSRAVEFPIGYVESMAVGGVIVNRVPVAIAGTELETGLLGHDFFGNYDVTIKRNVVEFRPQSRSEINSVEIQPIAPTLPKLYHFVKSL; encoded by the coding sequence ATGCTTCAGCCCTCTGTATCTTTTACAGCCCTGATTTTTCTTGCTGGTGCTATGACTGTGTCGAGTTTTGGTTGTAGCGACACTCAACAGAAAACTTCCATTCTGCGTAATCAACAGTCTGTGGTGACGGAAAATCCCGTAGTACCGTTGCCGGAAGAAATAGCAGCAGCGCCAACTGTACCACCGGCGGTAGATTTGCCCCCATCACAAATGGAGCCGAGTGCTTTTGAATTGGGGCTAGATAAGGCGGCTGGGGCTGTGAGTATTAGTCAGTCTGCTCAATCACCGGATGATTGGTATTTGGTAGCAAGTCAATTTAATGATGCGATCGCCTTAATGCAAAAAGTTGAAAAGCCAAGTCCGGAGTTTGCGATCGCTCGCAGTAAAATCGCTGAATACCAGCGTCAAGTTAAGTATGCTGTCCGTCAAGCCAATGCTGTTGCTCGTTCATCACCACAGACTAGTTATCCCCAGGTAGCTGTAGCTACACCTAAATCATTAAATACGCCCAAGTTCCCCATTGCTGTACCACCACCAAGGACTACACAACCACCACCAGATGAAGTTGATGTACCTTTATCAGCAGCCATTACTCCCGAATCTAAGGTATTTGTTGCCCCTATTAAACGGCGAGTTGGTGGTACACCAATTGTGACTGTCACTTTTAACGGTCAACAGCAATTTGACATGATTGTGGATACAGGGGCTAGTGGGACTGTGATTACTCAACAGATGGCGAGTGCTTTGGGAGTTGTCACTGTTGGTAAAGCCAAGGCTAACACAGCTAGTTCTAGGGCGGTGGAATTTCCGATTGGTTATGTAGAATCGATGGCTGTAGGAGGAGTGATTGTGAATAGAGTACCAGTAGCGATCGCTGGCACGGAACTAGAAACTGGACTTTTAGGACATGACTTTTTTGGCAATTACGATGTCACAATTAAGCGAAATGTGGTAGAGTTTCGTCCTCAATCACGCTCCGAAATTAACTCTGTAGAAATTCAACCAATTGCTCCAACTTTGCCCAAGCTGTACCACTTTGTAAAATCTCTTTAG
- the trpD gene encoding anthranilate phosphoribosyltransferase codes for MTTAPISTQESSTSWYLLLQQLIDGESLSRTQAAELMQGWLSEAVPPELSGAILTALNFKGVSADELTGMAEVLQAQSKLGTGQHNQYPITDPQSPIPIIDTCGTGGDGSSTFNISTAVAFVAAAYGVPVAKHGNRSASSLTGSADVLEALGVNLSATSEKVQAALQEVGITFLFAPGWHPALKAVATLRRTLRIRTVFNLLGPLVNPLRPTGQVVGLFTPKLLTTVAQALDNLGKQKAIVLHGRERLDEAGLGDLTDLAVLSAGEVKLTTINPQEVGVTPAPIQALRGGDVQENAVILKAVLQGKGTQAQQDAVALNASLALQVAGVVPLLDHAQGVSVAKEILQSGTAWAKLEQLVEFLQS; via the coding sequence ATGACAACTGCCCCAATCTCTACACAAGAATCTTCAACTAGCTGGTATTTGCTACTGCAACAGTTAATAGATGGCGAATCCTTAAGCCGCACACAGGCTGCTGAACTAATGCAAGGTTGGTTAAGTGAGGCTGTTCCTCCAGAGTTATCAGGAGCAATCTTAACAGCACTCAACTTTAAAGGTGTCTCTGCCGACGAGTTGACTGGTATGGCAGAAGTTCTGCAAGCGCAATCTAAATTGGGGACTGGGCAACATAATCAATACCCAATCACCGATCCCCAATCCCCAATCCCCATCATCGATACTTGTGGGACTGGTGGAGATGGGTCTTCTACTTTTAATATTTCTACAGCCGTCGCATTTGTGGCAGCTGCTTATGGTGTACCTGTCGCCAAGCATGGTAATCGTTCGGCATCGAGTTTAACAGGTAGTGCTGATGTATTGGAAGCATTGGGAGTCAACTTGAGTGCTACTAGCGAAAAGGTACAAGCCGCACTGCAAGAAGTCGGGATCACATTTTTGTTTGCACCTGGTTGGCATCCTGCACTCAAGGCGGTGGCTACTTTGCGGCGGACTTTAAGAATACGTACGGTATTTAATTTACTGGGGCCTTTGGTAAATCCCTTGCGTCCTACTGGACAGGTGGTAGGGTTATTTACACCTAAACTTTTGACGACTGTTGCTCAAGCTTTGGACAATTTAGGTAAGCAAAAAGCGATTGTTTTGCATGGGCGAGAAAGACTGGATGAGGCTGGCTTGGGTGATTTAACTGATTTGGCGGTGTTATCTGCTGGTGAGGTGAAGTTAACTACGATAAATCCCCAAGAGGTTGGTGTGACACCTGCACCTATTCAAGCACTGCGGGGCGGGGATGTACAAGAAAATGCGGTGATTTTAAAGGCAGTTTTACAAGGTAAAGGAACTCAAGCACAACAAGACGCTGTAGCCTTAAATGCTTCCTTAGCGCTACAGGTAGCAGGTGTTGTACCGTTGCTAGATCATGCTCAAGGTGTGAGTGTGGCTAAAGAGATTTTACAAAGTGGTACAGCTTGGGCAAAGTTGGAGCAATTGGTTGAATTTCTACAGAGTTAA
- a CDS encoding DNA adenine methylase, whose product MLKSPLRYPGGKSKAIKQIIEYLPENFSEFREPFVGGGSVFIYLKQKFPHLKIWINDLNRELFLFWQFAQSDIAQLVQEVRQIKDKYQDGKRLFLELTRIDVNSLSDLERAVRFFVLNRITFSGTVESGGFSQEAFSQRFTYSSIERLEKLESILTPDIKITNLDYSQLLNIPETKIFLFLDPPYFSATKSRLYGRDGDLHTSFNHQQFADILQKCPHQWLITYDDSVQIRENFKWAHIYEWELQYGMNNYKQKRAAKGKELFITNYEIQYNQQQQINQNR is encoded by the coding sequence ATGTTGAAAAGTCCTCTTAGATATCCTGGTGGTAAATCAAAAGCCATCAAGCAAATCATTGAATATTTACCAGAAAATTTCTCAGAATTTAGAGAACCATTTGTGGGAGGTGGTTCAGTATTTATTTATCTCAAACAAAAGTTCCCTCATCTGAAAATTTGGATTAATGATTTAAATCGGGAATTATTTTTATTTTGGCAGTTTGCTCAGTCTGATATAGCTCAGTTAGTTCAAGAAGTACGACAAATTAAAGATAAATACCAAGATGGTAAAAGATTATTTTTAGAATTGACCAGGATTGATGTTAATAGTCTCTCTGATTTGGAAAGAGCAGTCCGATTTTTTGTACTTAACAGAATTACTTTTTCTGGTACTGTTGAGTCTGGGGGTTTTTCTCAAGAGGCATTTTCTCAACGATTTACTTATTCATCAATAGAAAGACTAGAAAAATTAGAAAGTATTTTAACCCCAGATATAAAAATTACCAATTTGGACTACAGTCAACTTTTAAATATACCAGAAACAAAGATATTCTTATTTTTAGATCCTCCATATTTCAGTGCAACCAAATCCAGACTATATGGTAGAGATGGTGATTTACATACCTCTTTCAACCATCAACAATTTGCGGACATTTTACAAAAATGTCCCCATCAATGGTTAATTACTTATGACGATTCAGTACAAATCAGAGAAAATTTTAAATGGGCGCATATCTACGAATGGGAATTACAGTATGGCATGAATAACTATAAACAAAAACGGGCGGCAAAAGGCAAAGAGTTATTCATTACTAACTATGAAATTCAATATAATCAACAGCAACAAATAAACCAAAATAGGTAA
- a CDS encoding cytochrome b/b6 domain-containing protein — protein sequence MSRSTPYQPLLLRLLHGISGILAIAAIFSGFLVYNTFDGRFGKIPIPRIGQIIDIHGTFAVFFFLIFPAFALYSFHAGNKRLLQSNSLQNLTQVGRPIWWVSWQRIANTLMLIAAVLAVLSGRMMQEQWLPTGELNHSWYLLHLSAWVVMVFCLAIHVLMSSKVGGVPLLLSMITFNIRSEDSPTHWLNRLRHWLSNLSNNFGVGINQLRQDNIFLKIIEVIVVLGIVTALILPLLLSSGE from the coding sequence ATGTCCCGTTCTACACCGTATCAGCCTTTATTGTTAAGACTACTACACGGTATCAGTGGTATTCTGGCAATTGCTGCCATTTTTAGCGGATTCCTAGTTTACAACACTTTCGATGGCAGATTTGGTAAAATACCTATCCCTCGGATTGGGCAAATTATCGACATTCACGGCACATTTGCTGTATTTTTCTTTTTGATTTTCCCAGCATTTGCTCTCTATAGTTTTCATGCTGGCAATAAACGCCTGCTACAGTCAAATTCTTTACAGAATTTAACTCAGGTTGGTAGACCGATTTGGTGGGTGAGTTGGCAAAGAATCGCCAATACACTCATGCTCATTGCTGCTGTATTAGCTGTATTATCTGGCAGAATGATGCAAGAACAATGGCTACCCACGGGAGAGTTAAACCACAGTTGGTACTTGCTGCATTTGAGTGCTTGGGTTGTGATGGTTTTTTGTTTAGCAATTCATGTTTTGATGTCGAGTAAAGTGGGTGGTGTACCGTTATTACTCTCGATGATTACATTCAATATTCGCTCAGAAGATAGTCCTACTCATTGGCTAAATCGCTTGCGTCATTGGTTGAGTAATTTATCAAATAATTTTGGTGTAGGCATTAATCAACTGCGGCAAGATAATATATTTTTAAAAATTATTGAAGTCATTGTTGTGCTGGGAATTGTCACAGCCCTGATTCTACCTCTGCTGTTGTCTAGTGGTGAGTAA
- a CDS encoding glycoside hydrolase family protein, with the protein MLPIAALLGFVYLFQWYIFGELRSPSDPFFKNNLPPLVMKGGDPYIRALMRTISASEANGNRPYSLLYGGQQVKDLSKHPEICVTIVTGPNTGNCSTAAGRYQIINTTWFQIAPRYHPKPNQMMFWSAYSFEPEYQDLVVYRWLNDERVWNVDISQLLRQGKINDVLRRLSPTWTSLGYGIETNSVSSSLPKIYQRMLQEELKTATQPPSVEITPSPTTKNPN; encoded by the coding sequence ATTCTCCCTATAGCCGCACTTCTGGGCTTTGTGTACTTATTTCAATGGTACATATTTGGAGAATTGCGATCGCCTTCTGATCCCTTCTTTAAAAATAATTTACCACCATTAGTCATGAAAGGCGGTGATCCTTACATTCGGGCTTTAATGCGGACTATCTCCGCCAGTGAAGCCAACGGTAACCGCCCCTACTCTTTGTTGTATGGTGGACAACAAGTAAAAGACCTGAGCAAACATCCGGAGATATGCGTCACCATTGTCACAGGGCCAAATACAGGTAATTGTTCTACAGCTGCTGGTAGATATCAAATTATCAACACCACTTGGTTTCAAATTGCCCCGCGTTATCATCCAAAACCCAATCAAATGATGTTTTGGTCTGCCTATAGTTTTGAACCAGAATATCAAGACTTAGTAGTTTATCGTTGGTTAAATGATGAACGAGTTTGGAATGTGGATATTTCCCAACTCCTACGCCAAGGTAAAATCAATGATGTTTTACGCCGACTCTCACCCACCTGGACAAGTTTAGGATATGGCATAGAAACAAATTCTGTGAGTAGTTCTCTACCGAAGATTTATCAAAGAATGCTGCAAGAAGAATTAAAAACAGCTACTCAACCCCCATCAGTAGAGATCACACCAAGCCCTACGACGAAAAATCCTAATTAA
- a CDS encoding SDR family oxidoreductase — MKAFVAGATGETGRRIVQELIARNIPVRALVRDEQKARAILPPDAELVIGDVLDKDSLNAALGDSTVVLCATGAKPSLDPTGPYKIDFEGTKNLVDVAKAKGIENFVLVTSLCLSQFFHPLNLFWLILLWKKQAEEYLQKSGLTYTIVRPGGLKNDDNSDAIVMQGVDTLFEGSIPRQKVAQVCVAALFEPAARNKIVEIVAKPEATSKTFIELFQQC; from the coding sequence ATGAAAGCATTTGTGGCCGGGGCAACGGGTGAAACAGGTCGCCGCATTGTTCAAGAGTTGATAGCGCGGAACATCCCTGTACGGGCTTTAGTAAGGGATGAGCAGAAAGCTAGAGCTATTTTGCCCCCTGATGCGGAGTTAGTTATCGGTGATGTGTTAGACAAAGATAGCTTAAATGCTGCCTTGGGTGATAGTACTGTAGTACTATGTGCAACTGGAGCCAAGCCTAGTTTAGATCCGACAGGGCCATACAAAATAGATTTTGAAGGCACTAAAAACTTAGTCGATGTGGCAAAAGCCAAAGGAATTGAAAATTTTGTCTTAGTAACTTCTTTGTGTCTTTCCCAGTTTTTCCATCCATTGAACTTGTTTTGGCTAATATTGCTATGGAAAAAGCAGGCGGAGGAGTACTTGCAAAAAAGCGGTTTAACTTACACCATTGTCCGTCCTGGTGGGTTAAAGAATGACGATAACTCAGATGCGATCGTTATGCAAGGTGTGGACACATTATTTGAGGGGAGTATCCCTCGGCAAAAAGTTGCCCAGGTGTGCGTAGCAGCTCTATTTGAACCAGCAGCACGGAATAAAATAGTCGAAATAGTTGCTAAACCTGAAGCTACATCAAAAACCTTTATAGAGTTATTTCAACAATGTTAA
- a CDS encoding DUF1997 domain-containing protein — protein sequence MLSTNGEYQSLNIPEKSVPAVSNFSEIADTDTRLAAGTPCKFSGRYSDSMEMYAPAHTVAEYLNAHSSWFTRCAEPMKVQSLSENGYALIIGRFGSFGYEVEPKIGLELLPPQEGVYRIRTIPIPDYQAPGYDVDYQAALQLKEDAGDQPLTKVEWDLDLVVNLQFPRFIQRLPKSLIQSTGDRLLNQIVRQVSRRLTRKVQEDFHQSFGLTFPNNLKKK from the coding sequence ATGCTTTCAACAAACGGCGAATATCAATCTTTGAATATTCCAGAAAAATCTGTGCCTGCTGTGTCAAATTTCTCAGAAATCGCAGATACAGATACAAGATTAGCCGCAGGAACACCATGCAAGTTTTCTGGTCGTTATAGCGATTCGATGGAAATGTATGCCCCTGCCCACACTGTTGCTGAGTATCTTAATGCTCACTCTTCTTGGTTTACGCGCTGTGCTGAACCGATGAAAGTGCAATCTTTAAGTGAAAATGGTTACGCTCTGATTATTGGTCGTTTTGGCTCGTTTGGTTATGAAGTAGAACCAAAAATTGGTTTGGAATTACTCCCACCACAGGAGGGAGTATATCGCATTCGCACCATCCCCATTCCCGATTATCAAGCACCTGGTTATGATGTGGATTATCAGGCTGCACTCCAGTTAAAAGAAGATGCTGGGGATCAGCCTCTCACAAAGGTCGAGTGGGATTTAGATTTAGTTGTGAATCTCCAATTCCCTCGATTTATTCAGCGTTTACCTAAATCTTTAATTCAGTCTACAGGCGATCGCCTATTAAACCAAATCGTCCGCCAAGTTTCCCGCCGCCTCACGCGCAAAGTCCAAGAAGACTTCCATCAATCTTTTGGATTGACTTTTCCCAACAATCTGAAGAAAAAGTAA
- a CDS encoding DUF4079 domain-containing protein, whose protein sequence is MALELSPSVKYWLNFFHPLIMWVLLALSLYAAYLGLQVQRTRNSQGEEKKELIKGRYNIKHHQVGSILLALIVVGAIGGMAVTYINNGKLFVGPHLLAGLGMTGLIAFSAALSPYMQKGANWARVSHILINFVILGLFTWQAITGVEIVQRILTKA, encoded by the coding sequence ATGGCTCTGGAACTATCTCCCTCTGTTAAGTACTGGTTAAATTTCTTTCATCCACTGATTATGTGGGTACTGCTGGCGCTGTCACTATATGCTGCGTATCTAGGGCTACAAGTACAACGCACCAGGAATTCTCAAGGCGAAGAAAAGAAAGAACTGATTAAAGGTAGGTATAATATTAAACACCATCAAGTAGGATCAATTCTTCTTGCTTTGATAGTGGTAGGGGCAATTGGTGGTATGGCTGTTACATACATCAATAACGGCAAGTTATTTGTAGGGCCACACCTACTAGCGGGATTAGGTATGACAGGTCTAATTGCCTTTTCTGCTGCCCTATCTCCCTATATGCAGAAGGGAGCAAACTGGGCGCGTGTAAGTCATATTTTAATTAACTTTGTGATTTTAGGATTGTTTACTTGGCAAGCAATTACCGGTGTGGAAATTGTGCAAAGAATTTTGACTAAGGCTTAG